CTTGCCTTCCTTGATATCTCTCAAGTAACACCTGGACATACCTTAGTAGTACCAAAAGAACATTATCACAATCTTTTGGAGATGGATGCCGCAAGTGCCAGCCAACTCTTTGCCCAGGTGCCAACAGTGGCTCAAAAAGTCATGAAGGCTACCAAGGCTGCCGGCATGAATATCATCGCCAACTGTGAGGAAGTTGCTGGTCAAACAGTCTTTCATACTCACGTGCATCTCGTACCTCGCTACGGTGCAGACGATGACCTCAAGATTGACTTTATCGCCCACGAACCTGACTTTGACAAACTTGTCCAAGTCGCTGAAACCATTAAAAACGCTTAAGGAGATGCCATGAAACTATCAAATCTACTGCTATTCGCAGGAGCTGCAGCTGGAAGTTATTTTGTCGTGAAAAATCGCCAAGCCATTCAGGATGAAGTGCTAGATACAACTGACCGCGTCGAAGCTATCAAGGATGATTTGGATATCATCCAAAACAGCCTACAAATCATCGACCAACAAAAAGCACTTATCAAAGAATACCAAAAAGATTTAACCTACAAATTTAAAGTCTTGGAAAAAGATTTCCAAACCAGAATGGCGGTTCTCCAAGAAGAAAACCAAGAATAAGAAAGCCTCCAACTTTCCTTAAATCCATTTTGGGTTGCTAGATTCGAACAGAAAAGGGAGGGAATGAAAATGAAACAGTCTTTAAAAGTTCTAGCGAAGGTCATCGCGATCCCTTGTGGTTGCCTCTGCCTGCTTGCAGCCTTGGCATTTCTACTACTGATGAATCTTTTCAAGGCTTCACCGAGTGACATCCGAAATGGGAATGAAACCTTAAAACAAATCTTTATCTCCCTTGACCTCCCTCCTGAGAAAGTCGAATCAGATGGACACTATCAATACGAGGGAGGGGGCTTAAATTTTTATGTTACTTTCTCAGATGAGGTTGTCAATAGCCACCCCGTTCTAAAGGAAAGTCCAAAACTCACCAAAAACCGACTTAAAGTCTATGTCCTCCAGACAGGAGACATCTCCTACTATAAAGTAGGAGACAACTTATTCAATCGTGGTTTAATACAATTTTTAGGGGAGGAGGGCGAGAAGTATTTCCAAGAAAAAGGAAAGAAATCAAATTCTTCTTACACAATTCTAGCTTGGAAGGATCAGAAAAGTCTAAAAAAGGGAATCGCATTCTATGAAAAAGCTTTGACCTTAGTAGATATTCAGGATAATTCGGCGATCAAACACATTGATACCATCACCGTTAAGCATGACAAAGAAGCGGAAATCAAGCAACTCATCCAGGAGATGGATGAGGCTGGCTTGCTCACTCAAAAGCATAGATAGTAGACTAACTGGAGAATGATTTCTCGATACTAAATTTTTAATGATAACAAAAAAAGAGCCCGATGGCTCTTTTTACTTTATTCTCCTTCAAAGGCATCTTTTATATGGTCAAAGAAGCCTTTTTTCTTTGGATTGACTTTCAAGTCACCTGCAGCTGCGAATTCTTTAAGCGCAGCTTTTTGGCGGTCGTTCAAACCTGTCGGAGTCACGACATTGACAGTAACGTATTGGTCACCAACGGCACCGCCACGAAGGCTCGGTGCTCCCTTGCCACGTAGACGGAATTTCTTGCCAGTCTGAGTTCCTTCTGGGATAACCAATTCAACATCTCCATGAACAGTTGGAATTTCCACAGTATCTCCAAGAGTTGCTTGGACAATATTGAGATTTAACTTGTAGAAAATAGTTGTTCCTTCACGTTCAAATTTATCACTGGCTTCAACAGAAACCACCACGTACAAGTCCCCGTAAGGTCCACCGTTAAAGCCTGCTTCACCTTGACCAGCGAGGCGGATTTGTTGGCCTGTTTCCACACCAGCAGGGATTTTTACATGTACGCTATGAGCTTGTTTTTCATGCCCTGTTCCGTGACAAGTTGTACATGGATCTTTGATTTCTTTTCCGCGACCATGACAGACATCACAGGTTACTTGGCGACGCATCATACCAAGAGGAGTCTGCGTATCGACGTTAATGACACCAGCACCATGACAGCGTCCACAAGTGACTGGACTTGTCCCTGGCTTAGCACCAGAGCCATTACATGTACGACAGCTGGCTTCACGATTGTATTTAACTTCTTTTTCCGTTCCGAAGATAGCTTCTTCAAAGGTTAAGTTCACACGATACTGGAGGTCATCCCCTTGACGAGGAGAGTTTGGATTGCGTGAAGCTCCTCCTCCTCCGAAAAAACTTGAGAAGATATCTTCAAAACCACCGAAGCCACCTGCTCCGTCAAAGCCACCAAAACCACCAGCACCACCAAAGCCACCGTTGGCACCCGCAGCACCATACTGGTCGTAGGCTGCACGTTTTTGGTCGTCACTCAAAGTCTCATAGGCTTCTTGAACTTCCTTGTATTTTTCCTCAGCGCCAGGCTCCTTGTTGATATCTGGGTGATATTTTTTCGAAAGCTTACGATAAGCCTTTTTGATCTCGTCTGCCGAAGCGTTTTTCGACACCCCCAGACGATCATAAAATTCAGTATTGTTCATACAAGATACTAAGAGCGAACAGAAAGCGACTGAAATTTAGGAAACCGACAAGAAACCCTGATTTCTTAGGAGGTTTATCTAATTTCCAAGCTTTCCGCTTGAGTTCAATTACGAACACCCTTATTCCTTTCTGTTAATATTGCGGAACGAAACCTCGATTTAGGTCAGTTTCAGTTCCTTTCTAACTTAGTTTAAAGAAGAACCAAAAATTTACGTTCCAACTCTTTTCTTACCGAAAAACAGAGGCTGGGTTGCAACCTCTGGATTTCTTCCTATACTTATGACATCAGACCAAGGCTAAGACAAAGACCTATCCGCCTCATCTAATTTTCAAAACAACTTTTGACGCAGTAGCTGATTGGATTTTGGGTTCGTCTTTCAGACTCCCAAAAATCCTAATCATCCTCGCGGGGGTTCGACTACGAACTAAAAACTTTCAATTTTTAGTTCTGTCTCACCGCCTATTTCTCCGTAAACTCTCCGTCTACGACGTCATCTCCTGCGTTTCCTGTTGCTTGTGCGCCTTCTGCTCCTGCTTGAGCTTGTTGGGCTGCAGCGGCTTGTTCGTAGAGTTTAACAGCAAGTCCTTGAGCTTTTTCGTTCAATGCTTCAAGTTTCGCTTTCATTTCGTCCAAGTTATTGTCTTCTTGAGCTTTTTTAAGGTCATCAAGGGCAGCTTGGGCAGCATCACGTTCTGCGTCGAAGCCTTTGCCTTCAGTTTCCTTGATTGTCTTTTCAGTCGCAAAGATAGCTTGGTCTACTTCGTTACGAAGGTCTACTTCTTCTTTACGTTTCTTATCTGCTTCAGCGTTAGCTTCAGCATCTTTCATCATGCGGTCGATTTCTTCGTCTGTCAAACCTGAGTTAGATTGGATCACAATAGTTTGTTCTTTTTGAGTTCCAAGATCTTTAGCCTTAACAGACACGATACCGTTCTTGTCGATATCAAATGTTACTTCGATTTGAGGAATTCCACGAGGTGCAGCTGGGATATCAGTCAATTGGAAGCGTCCAAGAGTCTTGTTATCAGCTGCCATTGGGCGTTCACCTTGAAGAACGTGGATATCAACGGCTGGTTGGTTGTCTGCTGCAGTTGAGAAGACTTGTGATTTAGATGTTGGGATAGTAGTGTTGCGATCGATAAGTTTTGTGAAGACGCCACCCATTGTTTCGATACCAAGTGACAATGGTGTCACATCAAGAAGGACAACGTCTTTAACATCACCAGTGATCACACCACCTTGGATGGCAGCACCCATAGCAACCACTTCATCAGGGTTTACTGATTTGTTTGGTTCTTTACCAGTTTCAGCTTTCACAGCTTCTACAACGGCTGGGATACGAGTTGAACCACCAACAAGGATAACTTCGTCGATTTCTGACAAGCTCAAACCTGCATCTGAAAGGGCTTGACGAACTGGAACTTTTGTACGTTCTACAAGGTCACGAGTCAAATCATCAAATTTCGCACGAGTCAAAGTCATTTCCAAGTGAAGAGGTCCAGCCTCACCTGCAGTGATGAATGGCAAGCTGATTTGTGTTGAAGTTACACCAGAAAGGTCTTTCTTAGCTTTTTCAGCCGCATCTTTCAAACGTTGCATTGCCATCTTGTCAGTAGACAAGTCAATACCGTTTTCTTTCTTGAATTCTGCTACTAAGTGATCGATAATTTTTTGGTCAAAGTCGTCACCACCGAGTTTGTTGTCCCCTGCAGTTGACAATACATCGAAGACACCGTCACCCAATTCAAGGATAGATACGTCAAATGTACCACCACCAAGGTCGAATACCAAGATTTTTTCTTCTTTGTCAGTCTTGTCCAAACCGTAAGCAAGAGCTGCTGCAGTTGGTTCGTTGACGATACGTTCTACTTCAAGACCAGCGATTTTACCAGCGTCTTTAGTTGCTTGACGTTGAGCATCGTTGAAGTAAGCTGGAACTGTGATAACTGCTTTGGTTACTTTTTCACCAAGGTACTCTTCAGCGTAACCTTTCAAGTATTGAAGAATCATAGCTGAGATTTCTTGTGGAGTGTATTCTTTTCCATTTGCAGAAACTTTTTCAGAAGTTCCCATCTTAGATTTGATAGAGATAACAGTATCTGGGTTTGTTACTGCTTGACGTTTTGCAGCATCACCAACGATGATTTCTCCGTTTTTGAATGATACTACAGATGGAGTTGTACGGTTACCTTCTGGGTTTGCGATGATTTTGCTTTCAGTTCCTTCAAGAACTGCAACTGCTGAGTTTGTTGTACCTAAGTCAATACCAATAATTTTAGACATGTGTTTTTCTCCTTAAAGTTTAATTCGAATTTTGATTTTTTTGATATTTCCCTTAAGTGGTGGGGACGTGAGCAACTCCCTACGGGATTTCATCACTTATTTTTGAGCCAATTGTCTCAAAAATCCCCTGTTTCAGTAGCACACGCTACTGAAACTTTCACCACGGCGGGCAACATCTTCCTTGCAAGCCTCCAGCTTGCTTTTTATCTTTCTTCATAGTTTATTGTCATTTCGGACAAAATTTTTAAGCTCTGTTGCCTAGTTATATACTACTACCATGGCTGGGCGTAGGATGCGGTCATGGAGTTTGTAGCCTTTTTGAAAGACTTGGGCGATGGTATCTGCTGGATGTTCATCATCTGCTGGGAGAGTTTGGATGGCCATATGATAGTTATGGTCAAATTCGCCGTCAGCTGCGATTTCTTCGATTCCTTCTTCTTTCAAAGCGTAAACCAAGCTTTCTTGCACCATCTCCAATCCTTTTTTAACATCGTCTGTCAAACCTTCAACGGCTAGTGCACGTTCTAAGTTGTCGAGCGATGGTAAGATTGCTTTTGCCAGGTCTTGGCTACGATAACGTTGCAAGTTTTGACGTTCTTCATTGGCACGGCGTTGAATATTTTGCATTTCTGCATGAGCGCGAAGGTATTTATTTTCAAACTCATCTGCACGTTCATTTGCCAAGTCCAACTCTGACTTTTCAGGAGTTGTTTCTTCAGTTGTTTCCACAACTTCCTCTTCTTTCATTTCTTCATTTTTTATATCTTGGGCCATTTTCGCCTCCTTTAATGATTTCAATCTTAATGTACTTCGTAATGATTACTGCTGAGGTAGCGGTAAAAATCTGTCAACTTCATGGTCAAAACACGATTGACAACATTGACTTGATTGACCAATTGCTGGTAGTCCAGATTGACCGGACCGATAATCGCTAGAATTCCAAAACCACGATAAGGGATGAGGAATTTACTGCTAATCACTGCTAGGTCAGCTAGACAAGACTCTTGACTGTCCGCAACACGGACATTTTGCATCTGATCTTCATGCAGACTTTCACGAATCTCTAGGGCCACCTTTTGCGGTTGGTCAAAGAACTGATAGGCTGCTAGATTGGCAAAATTTAAGAGATTGACTTTTCCCGCTACCACAATATTTTCGTTGAACATTTCCCTAAAGATATGTTCAAAGAGATCCATGACATTGTCCGTTGTCGTAAAGTAACGCTGGATAATCTGTGGAATCTCCGTCCGAATCTTGTAGTGAATATCTAGAACGGTATGACCGAGGAAACGTTCCTGAATGATGCTCTTCAGTTTCAGCAAATCTTCCTGCAAGAAGTTCCTTGGAATCAGAAATTGACTGGTAACCGTTCGGGACTCGTCTAGGGTAAATACTGCCAAGGCTGTATGTTGTCCCAAAACAACGATATCAAAGGCTGTCAACCGTTGCCTGCTCGGCTCAACATCCAGAGCCACTACCGTACAGCCACTCAGTTCTGTCAGTAGATTAGCAGCCTCTTGCAGAATATCCTCCAGTTTGAAGAACTCCTGATCAAAGGCTTTGACAATCTCGTATACCTCATTTTCAGCCAGTCTGTCAAAAGCAAGCGAGTGTTTCACATAGTACTGAAATCCCGCGACACTTGGCATCCGACCGCTTGAGGTATGAGCCTTCTCAAGCAAACCCTGCTTCTCTAGAGCTGCCATGTCATTACGAATGGTAGCACTACTAGAATTGATAGACTCTTGTAGCGCCTTGGATCCGACAGGTTCGTGCGTTTTGGTAAAGATGTCAATAATCAGATTTAAAATATCCTGCTGACGCTCTGTAACCATCTCATCACTCCTCTCTGTCCGATCAATTAGCACTCTATGCATCCAAGTGCTAACTCATGATTCTATTATACACCCTTAGAAGAGAATGTCAAGACAAAAACTCAAAAAATTAGCACTCTTTTGCCAAGAGTGCTAAAAATCAGTCTGAAGACCTAGAATCTCACTTCTCATCTACTTGGTATTTCCTTTTAAGTCTGAAAAAACCATAGATTAGATAAGAAATCAAGCAAGCGTATAAAACGAAAATAATAAAGAAAGACTGAGACAAATTTTCTCGATACAAACTCATGAAAACAACAAGACCACCTGAAAAAGTGGCTATACAGGAACGAAGTCTAGACCGCATAACTTCCCATCTGAGACCCTTACTCATATAGACTTGATCCTCTGAAAGTATATCAGAAGTTGGTTTACGAAGAATTAAACAAAAATCTGTTTCTATCAATTCCCAACCTCTATTTCTAAAATCTTGTAGTTCATGCTTATACTTTTTAAAAAATCTAGAGTCATAGATATGATAGATGACATCATCTGGTTGGCATTGTTCAAAATAGAAAAAGCCAAAACGATTAGTTCTATATCTCCAACCTTTCAAGTGCATCTCATGTAAATATTCTTCTTCCTTGTCCAAATCAACTATTGTAAAAATCCGAAATTGTACTTCACTATTCATTGTCTTACCTCCAGATTAGAAAACAGGTATTGCTTCATTTATCAGATAATTCTTTCCATTTTTGAAACAATTTCCAAAAAATATAAGAAATCTGAACCACAAGAGCCAACAATAAAACACAATCTATGATAGTAAGCAAAAACACTAGCCCACTAAAAACGTCTCTTTCACTGAGCAACTTTAAGAACAACGGAATCAACATTGACAAGAAAAACAAAACAGGAAGCAACCGCAGTCTTAAAATCCGATGAACCATATCTAACTTCCCAGTAGCATCATTATAAATTTCAAACTCTGCATCCGATTCAATTTCAGAATGTGCTTTTCTAAAATAAGAAAAACCATTAAAGTCTGTAATATGCTCCCAGCCACAGTCTTTAAACAGTTGCAAATAAGAGGTTTTCTCTGATGTTTTCATTGGATAAAAATCCAACTGATAAGATACTTGTTCCGGCTGACACTTTTCAAAGGTATACTTAACCACAAACAATAAGATAGAATAGCTTACTTTCCTAAGCTTCCAGCCCTTGGCATGCATTTCTCTAAAGTATAGAGCCTCCCTCTCATAATCCGCAATTGTAAAAATTCGATAAACATTTTTCTTTTCCATCATCCTTCCTCCCGACTATTTCTATAGAGCCGTTCAATACGTTTCAATTCAATATCTAAGACTTTTCGTCCCAAGTCTGTTATCTGATAGATTTTACGTTTTTCCTCTTCCCGGATAAAGGAAATCAAGCCATCATTTTCCATCTTTGACAAGGTTCCATACATAGTCCCTGGACTAATCAAAACTTGCGAATCTGTCATCTCCTTGACCTTTTGTGTGATACCATATCCATGGTTCTCCTTCTGTAGACAAAACAAGATATAAAACCCCGTTTCAGTCATGGGAAGGTAAACACGCCTGATCTTATCTGTTAATTCCATTTAACCACACCTCCTATTTAATTCGATATATCGCACCTCGATATATAAACTATATCACATCTCGATATAAAATGCAAGAAAAAGAGAGAACGATTTCTCGTTCTCTCTTCTTAGGCTCAGGAATTAAGAAGTCATTTTGTTATTTCCTAAGAGTGGCTTAATCTTTCTTGCGAAGAACAAAAGCTGCTAGGCTTGCAAAGGCAAGACCGATGATTGAAAGAAGACCAGATACTGCTGAACCTGTGTTTGGTAACAAGTTCTGCTTTTGACTACTTCCTTCTTCTGGTTGACTATTATTTCCAGAATCTTTAATTGGGGCCGGAGTGAATTCCCAGGTGCCTACGAAGTGTGCGTCTGCTCCATTGATGATTTCAGATGTCTTGTCATAAGACTTGAAGCTCCATGTGCCTTCTGCTGTCTTCACTTCTGTTTGACTTGGTTGAGTTGGAGTTACTTGGCTGCCGTCCTTCAAGTCTGTTTGGTCTGCTGGAAGCAAGGTTTTCACTTCTTGTGGAAGTTCTTTGCCTGGAGTTCCGCTGACAAACTCGTGAACTGCTTTATGAGTCACTGTTGGAACCGGGCTTGCTGTAAATTCCCATGTACCTATAAACTTAACATCTGATCCATTAATTGTTTCCGATGTTTTATCGTAGGACTTGAAGCTCCAGGTACCTTCTGTTGTCTTCACTTCTGTTTGACTTGGTTGCGTTGGCGTTGCTTGACTACCGTCTTTCAAGTCTGTTTGGTCTGCCGGAAGCAAGGTTTTCACTTCTTGTGGAAGTTCTTTACCAGGGGTTCCACTGATAAACTCATGAACCGCTTTATGAGTCACTGTTGGCGCTGGGGTAAATTCCCAAGTTCCTGTAAATTTAACGTCTGCTCCATTGATGGTTTCTGATGCCTTGTCATAGGACTTGAAGCTCCATGTGCCTTCTGACGTCTTCACTTCTGTTTGACTTGGTTGAGTTGGAGTTACTTGGCTGCCGTCCTTCAAGTCTGTTTGGTCTGCTGGAAGCAAGGTTTTCACTTCTTGTGGAAGTTCTTTGCCTGAAGTTCCGCTGACAAACTCGTGAACTGCTTTATGAGTCACTGTTGGAACCGGGCTTGCTGTAAATTCCCATGTGCCTACAAACTTAACATCTGATCCATTAATTGTTTCCGATGTCTTGTCGTAGGACTTAAAGCTCCATGTGCCTTCTGTTGTCTTCACTTCCGTTTGACTTGGTTGAGTTGGAGTTACTTGGCTGCCGTCCTTCAAGTCTGTTTGATCTGCTGGAAGCAAGGTTTTCACTTCTTGTGGAAGTTCTTTGCCTGGAGTTCCGCTGACAAACTCGTGAACTGCTTTATGAGTCACTGTTGGAACCGGGCTTGCTGTAAATTCCCATGTGCCTACAAACTTAACATCTGATCCATTGATGGTTTCTGATGCCTTGTCATAGGACTTGAAGCTCCATGTACCTTCTGCGGTCTTCACTTCTGTTTGACTTGGTTGAGTCGGAGTCGCTTGACTACCGTCTTTCAAGTCTGTTTGGTCTGCTGGAAGCAAGGTTTTCACTTCTTGTGGAAGTTCTTTTCCTGGCGTTCCGCTGACAAACTCATGTGTTGCCTTGTAAGTTGGTGCTGGGGTGAATTCCCAAGTACCGACAAAGTGAGCATCCGCTCCATTGATGGTTTCTGATGCCTTGTCATAGGACTTGAAGCTCCATGTACCTTCTGCGGTCTTCACTTCTGTTTGGCTTGGTTGCGTTGGAGTTGCTTGACTACCATCTTTCAAGTCTGTTTGGTCTGCTGGAAGCAAGGTTTTCACTTCTTTTGGAAGTTCTTTTCCTGGCGTTCCGCTGACAAACTCATGTGTTGCCTTGTAAGTTGGTGCTGGGGTGAATTCCCAAGTACCGACAAAGTGAGCATCCGCTCCATTGATGGTTTCTGATGCCTTGTCATAGGACTTGAAGCTCCACGTACCTTCTGCCGTCTTCACTTCTGTTTGACTTGGTTGAGTCGGAGTCGCTTGACTACCGTCTTTCAAGTCTGTTTGGTCTGCTGGAAGCAAGGTTTTCACTTCTTGCGGAAGTTCTTTTCCTGGCGTTCCGCTGACAAATTCATGTGTTGCCTTGTAAGTTGATGCTGGGGTGAATTCCCAAGTACCGACAAAGTGGGCATCCGCTCCATTGATGGTTTCTGATGCCTTGTCATAGGACTTGAAGCTCCATGTACCTTCTGCGGTCTTCACTTCTGTTTGACTTGGTTGAGTCGGAGTCGCTTGACTACCGTCTTTCAAGTCTGTTTGGTCTGCTGGAAGCAAGGTTTTCACTTCTTGTGGAAGTTCTTTTCCTGGCGTTCCGCTGACAAACTCATGTGTTGCCTTGTAAGTTGGTGCTGGGGTGAATTCCCAAGTACCGACAAAGTGAGCATCCGCTCCATTGATGGTTTCTGATGCCTTGTCATAGGACTTGAAGCTCCATGTACCTTCTGCGGTCTTCACTTCTGTTTGGCTTGGTTGCGTTGGAGTTGCTTGACTACCATCTTTCAAGTCTGTTTGGTCTGCTGGAAGCAAGGTTTTCACTTCTTGTGGAAGTTCTTTTCCTGGCGTTCCGCTGACAAACTCATGTGTTGCCTTGTAAGTTGGTGCTGGGGTGAATTCCCAAGTACCGACAAAGTGAGCATCCGCTCCATTGATGGTTTCTGATGCCTTGTCATAGGACTTGAAGCTCCACGTACCTTCTGCCGTCTTCACTTCTGTTTGACTTGGTTGAGTCGGAGTCGCTTGACTACCGTCTTTCAAGTCTGTTTGGTCTGCTGGAAGCAAGGTTTTCACTTCTTGCGGAAGTTCTTTTCCTGGCGTTCCGCTGACAAATTCATGTGTTGCCTTGTAAGTTGGTGCTGGGGTAAATTCCCAAGTACCGACAAAGTGGGCATCCGCTCCATTGATGGTTTCTGATGCCTTGTCATAGGACTTGAAGCTCCAAGTACCTTCTGCTGTCTTCACTTCCGTTTGACTTGGTTGTGTTGGCGTTACTTGACTGCCATTAGGTAAATTCTTTTCTGTTGCTGGAAGCAAATCTTTCACTTCTTGTGGCAACTCTTTACCTGGAGTTCCACTGACAAATTCATGGTGTTTTTCGTAAAGAAGAGCAGTGCTCACCTGATTAGAAGGAGCTGATAAGTTATCAACATGCAAGGTTACAGTGTTGTTAATTTTTTCAGGTCCCTTTTCTTCCACTTTTTTGTTTGTAGTAGTATTATAAGTTACAATAATTTCAGCAGAAGAATTTGCTTTTATGTATTCAGGTGTCATTTTAACAGTAACTGTTTGACCTGATTTCTCGATCGTATAGTCACGTCCTTCTTGCAGAGTCACTCCACCTGATTCAACTTTAAGTTCTTGATAATCAAGGCGCTCATCAAAATTCTGAACCATTTCGATAGATGAAGGCGCTGCTAAAAGATCTTTGCCAGGAACCGGAACTTTAAACCTTGCTTTATAAGTGATATTTTGCCCCTCTTTAGCTGGAATCTCTGTAGGATCAACTTCTAGAACAGGGCTAGGATCAAGTTTTTCAACATAGAGACCAAAGACGGCCGAAGCAACCTCTGTTGATGAATAAGCAAAATTCATCCTATTACTATTCGATCGAAGGGCGAAACCAGAGATATTGTTCTCAGAATAGCTACCACTTGTAATCTGAGTCGCAATCCAAGCAGTTCGTTCTCCTTGGTCTTCCTGTTTCAAAACATTGGCATTGTTCATCAGACGAAGATTAACATCATTTTGATAACCTTTAATATAGAAGGTTTCCTTC
The sequence above is a segment of the Streptococcus oralis ATCC 35037 genome. Coding sequences within it:
- a CDS encoding LPXTG-anchored SHIRT domain periscope protein — encoded protein: MKWKYRMRMPFSTIFSRKKQAFLGLVVLLFSIFLLPLQSYAALEEIKNETDISTLDIRKFNLNINNFSVLSKSQAVDQFHLSNPHYEYLWGGAYPGEMENFTLKVDKSKKQDQVFENPLSLKFTNIGTVNGKQVDAYLKFNKVTLHYLNTAQAESEMNSTQKSTVEFFSISELWESSAFEIGNVPYVDANHDYIMNKAFWIDADVTAELSYADGSETDLKLVMKPTDIDAMDANNLKETFYIKGYQNDVNLRLMNNANVLKQEDQGERTAWIATQITSGSYSENNISGFALRSNSNRMNFAYSSTEVASAVFGLYVEKLDPSPVLEVDPTEIPAKEGQNITYKARFKVPVPGKDLLAAPSSIEMVQNFDERLDYQELKVESGGVTLQEGRDYTIEKSGQTVTVKMTPEYIKANSSAEIIVTYNTTTNKKVEEKGPEKINNTVTLHVDNLSAPSNQVSTALLYEKHHEFVSGTPGKELPQEVKDLLPATEKNLPNGSQVTPTQPSQTEVKTAEGTWSFKSYDKASETINGADAHFVGTWEFTPAPTYKATHEFVSGTPGKELPQEVKTLLPADQTDLKDGSQATPTQPSQTEVKTAEGTWSFKSYDKASETINGADAHFVGTWEFTPAPTYKATHEFVSGTPGKELPQEVKTLLPADQTDLKDGSQATPTQPSQTEVKTAEGTWSFKSYDKASETINGADAHFVGTWEFTPAPTYKATHEFVSGTPGKELPQEVKTLLPADQTDLKDGSQATPTQPSQTEVKTAEGTWSFKSYDKASETINGADAHFVGTWEFTPASTYKATHEFVSGTPGKELPQEVKTLLPADQTDLKDGSQATPTQPSQTEVKTAEGTWSFKSYDKASETINGADAHFVGTWEFTPAPTYKATHEFVSGTPGKELPKEVKTLLPADQTDLKDGSQATPTQPSQTEVKTAEGTWSFKSYDKASETINGADAHFVGTWEFTPAPTYKATHEFVSGTPGKELPQEVKTLLPADQTDLKDGSQATPTQPSQTEVKTAEGTWSFKSYDKASETINGSDVKFVGTWEFTASPVPTVTHKAVHEFVSGTPGKELPQEVKTLLPADQTDLKDGSQVTPTQPSQTEVKTTEGTWSFKSYDKTSETINGSDVKFVGTWEFTASPVPTVTHKAVHEFVSGTSGKELPQEVKTLLPADQTDLKDGSQVTPTQPSQTEVKTSEGTWSFKSYDKASETINGADVKFTGTWEFTPAPTVTHKAVHEFISGTPGKELPQEVKTLLPADQTDLKDGSQATPTQPSQTEVKTTEGTWSFKSYDKTSETINGSDVKFIGTWEFTASPVPTVTHKAVHEFVSGTPGKELPQEVKTLLPADQTDLKDGSQVTPTQPSQTEVKTAEGTWSFKSYDKTSEIINGADAHFVGTWEFTPAPIKDSGNNSQPEEGSSQKQNLLPNTGSAVSGLLSIIGLAFASLAAFVLRKKD